In a genomic window of Methylovirgula sp. 4M-Z18:
- a CDS encoding SDR family NAD(P)-dependent oxidoreductase, which yields MESTFGGKTVVVSGAAGGVGRAVVAQLVAQGARVCATDIASTVTQFDEIKPDQIVSVMADVTKSDDVEKIFGVAEAKFGSVDILISNAGFIISKSVHDTTEEEWDRVMNANAKSLFLMSKRALPSMIAKGAGSIVATGSISSVLGLPEQAAYCAAKGALLQLVRQMAIDYAPKGIRVNAVGAGSIDTPFLRRYLDGLEDPIAGEAAIKAAHPLGRWAEPSEIADAILYLAGKKASFVTGQILMADGGYSAR from the coding sequence ATGGAATCTACCTTCGGAGGCAAGACTGTCGTTGTTTCCGGTGCCGCAGGCGGCGTCGGCCGAGCGGTCGTCGCGCAATTGGTCGCGCAGGGCGCTCGTGTTTGTGCGACAGATATTGCGAGCACCGTGACCCAGTTTGACGAAATCAAACCGGATCAAATTGTCTCGGTTATGGCGGACGTCACAAAGTCAGACGACGTCGAAAAGATCTTTGGTGTCGCAGAGGCGAAATTCGGCTCTGTCGATATACTCATCAGCAACGCCGGGTTTATTATTTCGAAGTCGGTGCACGATACCACCGAAGAGGAATGGGATCGCGTGATGAATGCGAATGCCAAGTCACTCTTTCTGATGTCAAAACGAGCGCTTCCTTCGATGATTGCAAAAGGGGCCGGTTCGATCGTTGCAACAGGTTCGATCTCAAGCGTCTTAGGCTTACCAGAACAGGCTGCCTATTGCGCTGCGAAGGGCGCGCTTTTGCAGCTTGTGCGGCAGATGGCGATTGATTACGCGCCGAAGGGTATCAGAGTGAATGCTGTCGGCGCGGGTTCGATCGACACGCCCTTTTTGCGGCGATATCTGGACGGTTTGGAAGATCCCATTGCGGGCGAAGCTGCTATCAAGGCCGCCCATCCGCTTGGTCGTTGGGCGGAGCCTAGCGAAATCGCTGATGCGATTCTCTATCTTGCAGGAAAAAAGGCATCGTTCGTCACAGGCCAGATCCTGATGGCGGACGGGGGATACTCTGCTCGGTAG